The Lucilia cuprina isolate Lc7/37 chromosome 5, ASM2204524v1, whole genome shotgun sequence genome includes a window with the following:
- the LOC124420011 gene encoding lysophospholipid acyltransferase 5-like, producing the protein MLENSTTYHQQVYNLVYCFTYNGKAADGSDEWNGCSNVKLYLLETGNTMEHYVKSFNVNTNQWVASYVYKRLKFLNNRTISYAAALFFLAVWHGFHTGYYMSFFIEYMIVTTEKQIEGVYNKSVVTNYASLVETLPFKVIKFIALKSYNLIYMGWCLTPFIFLSYERWIEVFKAVNYFGFVYVAIWFVIYKIIKAMSSKSRLKQERIASKATDLSPTINEQRTTDSKATDLSPTLEENKKDN; encoded by the exons ATGTTGGAAAACAGTACTACCTATCACCAACaagtctacaatctagtttatt gtTTCACATACAATGGCAAAGCCGCCGATGGCAGTGATGAATGGAATGGTTGTTCAAAtgtcaaattatatttattagaaaCTGGTAATACCATGGAACATTATGTTAAATCCTTCAATGTCAATACAAATCAATGGGTGGCCTCTTATGTATATAAacgtttaaaattcttaaataatcgCACTATAAGTTATGCGGCAGCGCTATTTTTCTTGGCCGTATGGCATGGTTTCCATACCGGTTACTATATGTCCTTCTTTATAGAATATATGATTGTAACCACCGAAAAACAG ATCGAAGGTGTTTACAATAAATCGGTGGTCACCAATTATGCTTCCCTTGTCGAAACTTTACcttttaaagtcataaaattcaTCGCCTTAAAatcatacaatttaatttatatgggctGGTGTCTAACACCTTTCATATTCTTGAGCTATGAACGTTGGATTGAGGTCTTTAAAGCAGTTAATTATTTCGGTTTTGTTTATGTGGCCATTTGGTTTGTtatctataaaattataaaagcaaTGAGTTCAAAATCACGCCTAAAACAGGAACGTATTGCCAGCAAGGCCACCGACCTATCACCGACAATTAATGAACAGCGTACAACAGATAGCAAAGCTACGGATTTGTCACCAActttagaagaaaataaaaaagacaattaA